CGGCGCCGCTGTAGGACTGCATGTAAAGCATGTCCTCGACGCCGTTGACCTGCTGCTCGATCGGCAGCGCCACGGTGTCGATCACGGTCTTGGCGCTGGCGCCGGGATAGCGGGTGGTGACCTGCACCGTCGGCGGCACCACGTCGGGATATTGCGCGACCGCGAGGCTGAACAGCGCCACCCCGCCGATCAGGATCATCAGGATCGCGATGACGTTGGAAAGAACCGGCCGCTCGATGAAAAATTTCGAAATCATGGGCCCGGTCCTATTTGGCCGACGCCGGCGACGCTTCGATCTTCTGCAGCTGCGGGTCGACCTTCTGGCCGGGGATCGCGCGCAACAGCCCTGCGATGACGACGCGATCATCGGGCTTCAGGCCGTTTTCGATCACGCGCAGCTCACCATCCAGCGGTCCGGCCTGCACCTTGCGCTGCTCGACGACATTATCCTTGTTCACCACCAGCACGTAGCGTCCGGCCTGATCGCTGCCGAGCGCCGCGTCGGGCACCAGCAATGCGTTCTGCTGCTGATCGAGAGGCACGCGAATCCGGACGAAAGAGCCGGGCAGCAATGCCCGGTCGGAATTCGGCAGCACGCCGCGCACCGCCAGCGTACCGGTCGACTGGTTGATGGTCGGCGCGGCGTAATCGAGCTTGCCCTTGTGCGGATAGCCGTCTTCGGTCTGCAGCCCGACCTCGATCGGCAATTGCCGGAGATCGTTCACCGTCATGCCCCGCCGGCGCGCTTCCTCGCGAATCCGCAGCACGTCCTGTTCGTTGACGCTGAAATTCACGTAGATCGGATCGAGCGCGACGATAGTCGCCAATTGCGTCGGCGACGACGCGCCGACGAGTTCGCCGACCGAGATGAGATGCGCGCTGACGACGCCGTCGAACGGCGCCGTAACGGTGGTGTAGCCGTAATTGACCTGCGCGATCCTGGTGTTGACCTGGGCCTGCGCGAGGTTGGCCTGCGCGTTGTCGCGGGACGACGTCGAGGTGTCGAGCGTGGCCTGCGAGACGACTTGCCGCGAGACCAGTTCGGACTGGCGCTTGAAATCGGATTCCGCTTGTTTCAGCGACGCCTGCGCGCCGGCCTCGGCCGCCTGCGCCTGTTCGAGCTTGAGCTTGTAGGTCTCGGGCTCGATCGTGAACAGCGTGGTGCCCTGCTTGACGAAGTTGCCGTCCTGGTAATCGATCGATTGCAGAAATCCCTGCACCCGCGCGACCAGATCGACGCTCTTGATCGGAGCGGTGTTGCCGGTGGCTTCGAGAAAACGCGTGATGCTTCGCAGCGCCGGCACGCCGACATCCACCTTCGGCGGCGGCGGCGGCACGAAACTATTTTGTTCGCAGGCACTTAATGTAACGAGCGCGAACAGCGCGAAAGCAGCACGGCAAGCGCCGGTGACTCTTTGCCGAACACTGCCGTTCGGACCGCTGCAGGCTGGCGAACGCGCAGGCATCATTCGCGGACCCCAATTTGTTCTTATTCCGAAAAGGTTTTGGTTCGGAAGCAGGCCATCCATGAATAGCAACAATCCTCTTGCGGTAAAACCTGAAACCGAAAATGATAATGCTGCGTTCGAAATTTTCTCTGTCACCCTTTTGTCACCCCTCTACTGGATTTCGCTTCGATTGCAGCGGCGGCTCGAGCGACACGATAAGGATTTCTTCAAATGATCAACACGTTAAAACATTGGGCAGTGATGGCAACCGCCATGTTCATGGTGGTGACGACGGCGTTTTCGCAAGCACCGACTGATGCACAACGCAGCGCCATCCGGTCCGAATGCCGCGCCGATTATCAGGCGCATTGCGCCAGCGTGCCGCCGGGCGGCGAAGCGTCGCTGCAATGTCTGCAGAAGAACATGTCGAGCCTTTCGTCGGGCTGCGCGGGCGCGGTGCGCGCGGTGGGACCTGCCGCAGCGCCGAAGGCCGAATCCGCGCCGGCCGCGGCACCCAAGGCCGAGCCCGCTCCGGCTGCTGCACCGGCGAAGCCCGCTGCAGCGACCGCGGCGCCAGCGGCGGCGCCGGCCGCTGCTCCCAAGGCGGCGACGGGCGCACCGGCGAAACAGCCTGATGATGCGCAGGTTTCCGCGATCCGCAACGCGTGCCGCTCCGATTATCAAAAGGTTTGCGCCGGGGTACCGACCGGCGGTTCTGCGGCGCTGCAATGCCTGGAGAAGAACAAGGCGAAGACGTCGGGCGGCTGCCAGCAGGCCCTCAACGCCGTCAGCGGCGGCACGGCCGCGCCTGCCGCAGGCGTCGCTACCGCAACTGCCAGTCCGGGAGCGGCGCCCGCCGCGGCTGCGCCCGCGCCGGCCTTGAGGCTGCGGCCGATGCTGCCGCGCGAGGAGTTGTTCGTGTTGAGGTCGGCTTGCAGCGGCGACGTTCGCGGGCTCTGCGGCGGCGTAGCGCCCGGCGGCGGCCGCATCATGCAATGCCTGGCGAACCAGGCCGCCACGATTTCGCCTGCCTGCAAACAGGTGCTGGTGCAGTTCGCCGCGCAATAAGTCGGCGCAGGCAAGCCCGGCGGCCTCGCAGGCCGCCGGTCATTCCCCGCGAAACGCGAGGATGAGCTGGATCAACCGCACCGACTACGAAAAGTACATAACGTACGCTGAATTTCTCCATCGGCCGATAACGCCGACGTCAGCAGGACCGCCCGGTTCAGCGTGATGCTGCGGAACCCGGCGAGTTCTGGCTCGTCGTCCAGCGACCGCCGATCTTTTCCGTCAAAGTGCGGCAGACCTGCATCAGCCTTTCGACCACGGCCTGGTCATGCCGGCGGTCGAAGGCGGACGTCGCGATCACGGTGACGACGAGCGCGGCACGTGCCTGGATATCGAGAATCGGCACCGCGGTGGCCCGCAATCCCGGGATCAGCATCTCGTCGACGGATGCCGACATGGCGCCCCGCACCTTGCTGCGGATGGCGTTCACATCGACGGCGCGCTTGTCGACCGGTTTCTCATCTTCGATCGCGTTGGCCGCTTCTTCGTCATTCATGAAGCTGAGGAAGACGTGTCCGGTGGCCGATCCGAGCAGCGGCAGCACCGATCCAACCGTCAGCGACGTCGTCACCGGCGGGCGGCCGGCGTGCCAGCGCACGATGGTTGGGCCGAGCGGGCCGCGGGCTGCGACCAGCGTGGTGCGTCCGGTCTCGCGCGTGAAGGCTGCGATGGCTGGATCGGCGTCCGCGAAGACGTCGGTGCGCGCGAGAGCCGCAAGGCCGATCTGGATCGCCTGCGGGCCGAGGTCGTAGCGGCCCGATGAGGCGTCCTGATGCGCCATGCCGGAGGCGATCAGGCTCGCGAGATAGCGATGGGTCTGGGAAGCGGACAGGCCCGAGCGCTTCGCCACGACGCCGAGCGTGGCCGATTCCGGCTCGGCCGCCAGCGCGGCCAGCACGCGGAAACCGATATTGACCGACTGAATGCCGCGCCGGGGGGACGGCGTCGCATCGGACTCTCCGTCGATGCGCAGGCCCTTCAGCGCTTTGCTGGTCGTTACCGGGCGAGGCTTCTTGGTGCGCA
The genomic region above belongs to Bradyrhizobium sediminis and contains:
- a CDS encoding cysteine rich repeat-containing protein, which produces MINTLKHWAVMATAMFMVVTTAFSQAPTDAQRSAIRSECRADYQAHCASVPPGGEASLQCLQKNMSSLSSGCAGAVRAVGPAAAPKAESAPAAAPKAEPAPAAAPAKPAAATAAPAAAPAAAPKAATGAPAKQPDDAQVSAIRNACRSDYQKVCAGVPTGGSAALQCLEKNKAKTSGGCQQALNAVSGGTAAPAAGVATATASPGAAPAAAAPAPALRLRPMLPREELFVLRSACSGDVRGLCGGVAPGGGRIMQCLANQAATISPACKQVLVQFAAQ
- a CDS encoding IclR family transcriptional regulator is translated as MRTKKPRPVTTSKALKGLRIDGESDATPSPRRGIQSVNIGFRVLAALAAEPESATLGVVAKRSGLSASQTHRYLASLIASGMAHQDASSGRYDLGPQAIQIGLAALARTDVFADADPAIAAFTRETGRTTLVAARGPLGPTIVRWHAGRPPVTTSLTVGSVLPLLGSATGHVFLSFMNDEEAANAIEDEKPVDKRAVDVNAIRSKVRGAMSASVDEMLIPGLRATAVPILDIQARAALVVTVIATSAFDRRHDQAVVERLMQVCRTLTEKIGGRWTTSQNSPGSAASR
- a CDS encoding efflux RND transporter periplasmic adaptor subunit, yielding MFALVTLSACEQNSFVPPPPPKVDVGVPALRSITRFLEATGNTAPIKSVDLVARVQGFLQSIDYQDGNFVKQGTTLFTIEPETYKLKLEQAQAAEAGAQASLKQAESDFKRQSELVSRQVVSQATLDTSTSSRDNAQANLAQAQVNTRIAQVNYGYTTVTAPFDGVVSAHLISVGELVGASSPTQLATIVALDPIYVNFSVNEQDVLRIREEARRRGMTVNDLRQLPIEVGLQTEDGYPHKGKLDYAAPTINQSTGTLAVRGVLPNSDRALLPGSFVRIRVPLDQQQNALLVPDAALGSDQAGRYVLVVNKDNVVEQRKVQAGPLDGELRVIENGLKPDDRVVIAGLLRAIPGQKVDPQLQKIEASPASAK